tctctctatacatatatatacacacacacatacacatacatcactagttattattattattattattataagatttATTAGCGTTTGCTAACTTGAAAACTTCTCCATGGACAtgcggcggtggtggtggtggtggtggtggtgttctTGTCGTTCATCTTCTTGCACAGGAGATGGGGCTAGTGAAGCCCATGGAGGAGATGGTGGCGAGCTCCGGCGGGGGCGGCCTGCGGGTGGCGGGGCTGCCGCCGCAGCCTCCGGCTCCGGCGGGGGCGGAgcggagggcggcgcggccgcaGAAGGAGCAGGCGCTGAACTGTCCCCGGTGCAACTCCACCAACACCAAGTTCTGCTACTACAACAACTACAGCCTCACCCAGCCCAGATACTTTTGCAAGACGTGTCGACGCTACTGGACCGACGGTGGGTCCCTCCGCAACGTCCCCGTCGGCGGTGGGTCCCGCAAGAACAAGAggccctcttcctcttcctcgtcctcctcctcctcctccccctccacctccacctccgttACAACAACAACATCATCGACATCATCAGCAACAGCACTGCTCCCCAACATCTCCCTCtcgtccccctcctcctcctcctcgctcaACACGAAGCTCCTCCGCGAGGCGCAGGACCTCAACCTCTCCTTCCCACACCACCATGGCCTTCGCCATGACCAGTTCCCCGAGTTCCCCGCCTTGGAAAGCGCCAAGAGCAACAGCGGTGGCCTACGCGGGCTCGGGTCAACGTTCATGCCCATGCCCATGCCCGTGCCCATGCCCATGCCCATTTTGGAGTACCCAACTCATGGTTTCCCATTCCCACCGACGCTTACTAATTTTCCTGTGGATGGAAACATTGGTGGCGGCAGTGGAGGAGGTGATGGAAATGataatagtagtaataataatgataataatgataatggtGTTGGTGGGGGTGAGTATGGGCGCATACAAGAGGTGCAAGAGAGCAGTAGGCTTTTGTTCCCATTTGAGGAGCTGAAACCAGTTGGTGGCCCTTCAAGTACTACTACTGGTTCTAACAACAGTGACCATGAACAGTTTGAGCACAATAGGGGACAAGGTGTGGATCCTTCTCCTGGGTTTTGGAGTGGTATCATGGGTGGAGGAGGATCATGGTaaagaatttttatatattaaaaggaattgaaagaaagaaagaaagagatcaTAGCGAAGAGAAGCCCTTTAATTAAGAAGATGAAGACTATGGTCAGTTATTAAAATTTAGTGTTTATTTTGTCCCTTATTTGGTGTTCTTATTAcaaatggtggtggtggtgaatTCTAACAGCTGCAGAGAGGGAAGATTATAATACTACAAGCATGGAGTTCCTTCTGTTTaccacttttttttgtttctaatttcctccattttctgtttctttttaagatttttaattGTAGTTATGCTGCTCTGATCACTGTGGACATGTGAAGCTTCTTTTTAGGTTGGCTTCAAATTGTGTGTCTTTAAATTAACAAACTAGCTAGACTTTCTGGTATGTGGTGATTAATTAGAAGGCTTTGAGAGCTAGCCCAAggatttcctttttcctttttgccttttttttttttttgccttttctgtTCCTACTATATATTTTGCAGGTAGAGAAGACAGCCCAATTTCTTGTGAAGGGTTTGTACCATTACTTTTATACAGTGAAGAAAGATAAGGATAAAGTAAAGATAAAGCAGCATGGTGATGATAATGTGTgacaatatatatttatgtagaCATTACTGTGGGCTTAGCAAGATGCGTGTGGTtgaagaggaggaaaaaaaaataagcaaagAGAGAACTGTTTGTCCATCTCTTTATTTACATTTTacaccaaaggaaaaaaaaaaacaattactTGGGGTGTTATTTGTATTATTCTTTGAGGCTTCTCTCTATATTTTGGCTTTTCATATGTCATTTTATACTTTCCTTTTTTCTGAAGCAGGTCCGAGATGTCATGTCTCATCAACCCAACCAAGGTTCTCCTAGACATGAGAGCACTAGAGAGGAGCTCCAAGGAGGAGAATAATTTGGTATGACCACCCCCATTCTCAATGACTCCTATCCCATCTCACATGGCAGTATGTTTTATCATATGTTAGACCTTTTGAAAGTGGTAACATAGGCGACTATATATAActactatacatacatatatatttatatttatatatatatatatataatatgtatatataaaataataataataataataaggaaaaGGTACACATCCACTTCTTCACATCCTCATGCCTCTCTCTCCTGATCATGTGGTGGATCCATCCATACACAAGATTACTAGAACAGGCTGGAAGAATGCCACTTTGATGGACAGAAATTGGAGACCATGTCCACCTGCCTCAACCAAAAGTTTTCTCACCTAATGATTCTCTTGTACCCACTTGCTCATACCATTTCCATGCATCATTACCCCCTCCTCGCACTCCACCATGCCTTTCTTTCTTTGCAATATATATTACTAGTAAGCCACTTCCCTGCCCTCATTCATCTCTACCTCTTCTTTGGGTAGAGGGGCCCCCACAGAATATTCTCATGTAGCTAGGGATGTGAGCCAAGTGTTCCTATGCATTCTCACACCACTGTTGGATGTGAGCCAAGTGTTCCTATGTATTCTCACACCACTGTTGATGATGTCTAGTTCAATAAATTACTTGAGTTTGCTCATGATCTTAATTACTGCCATATCAGGGAAAAAGCATGCTCCAATTTGGTATTCATAGtgtcctaattaattaacactgcatatatatagtaggtgaAATTGTCatgagacccctcaactataggccattttcatctatattttcccttaaattaagattttagttaaaattagttctttttatattatctattatctgtttaaattttgtttaattacTAAAAGTGATTATAAAGACATTCAATAAAACTCATAAActattcaattaaaaaaaaattaagttaaacATTGAGAagtgttaataaaataataataacaataataataaagctgAGCCAGTCCGCTAATTCAGAATGAAATGGCCTTTACTTGAGAGATGTAACCAAACACACATTTTTGTCTATATATTTTCACCGGAATTTTGATAtccaaccctttttttttttccttcaaatgcTTTGCTGCAGCCTCACCActtgtagctaaatttatttgccGAATGAATGAAATGGCAGGGAgatacttttctctctctaaaaaaaaagctgaagaaaaaaaaacttttctataAGAATGTGAGGAGAGGGTACATCATGCATGCATGGGAGCAATTAGCCTCTCATTCCAACGCTGCACCCTTCAACAATGTGTGTCCAATGGCCTTTTTTTGTGTCAGTTTATTGTTCTTTCTAGGAGATTAGGTGCTAACATTATTGCTGGTAACTAAAGTTGCTGTGAGCATAAATAGTAATGTGGCAGCCACCCCATATCTTTTCACATGCTTTGTGGTAATCTGTGGTATGCTTAGCTTTGGCTTTCATTTGCTATAAAGCCGACACATTCTAAATCTACTActactcctctctctcctttgctttcctttttatataaactaattaaactGTCGCTAGGGCACTGAGTGGATGTTACTTTTGTGGCCATTTTTCACATGCATGTGTGTACttgctatttttttaagttGGTTATCTTTTAGATTCCTCTCATGCTCCTGCAACTAAAGGAGGCTTCGTTAATTTATAGATTTTCACTGTTGTTGAGTATTTTTCAGTAATGGAATGTCGTATTTAGTGATTTATCAAATATGCTCTAATTCCACACAACGGTTGTCATATATTGAGTGTATATAACTTTCATTTAGCATATTTGCCGAGTTTTTACAacatctataattttaattgctTAGCGCGGGAGTGTCAATTACTTGTgaccatatatttttaaaactcttAATATACTATCATTTTTGGTTTCTAAGTAGCACTGTAAGAAAGTCATATGCTCAGGTGTTCTGCGAGGTTTTGGGTTCAATATAAAAACGTCTAATTGGTTAAATTACTTGCGAATAATTTGCCGTATTTGGCTCATTTTGTCCATTCGAAAAGCCGCAACCAAACATATGGTAgataaaaaaagtttagattAAACGTATTTCTTGCAGAAACCTGAAGGTGAcacaaatttctaataacatgaaaattatataatttaaaatttataatctccAAGTTTAAAACACGCCCGTAAAATTTTGGTCTACGACCTGCTGTTGAGGTGTGTTGATGGGAATGAGGCGTTGATTTTGATTAGATCGAATTAACACTACAATAGAAAACCATAGGCTGTATGTTATACAATAGAAATAAGCTCGATCGATCCCTTGTTTAATTCtctaagtgaaaaaaaaaaaaaaaaatctcttcagATTATTAGTGTGTAACCAGTTTTGATTCATGGCAAAAGTTTTCTCTGCGCTATCACAGCCTATTTCAACTGTTACTATAGCGACCGTATTTTACATCTCTTCCACAAAATTGAGACATGCTTTATAATGCACATGAGGAACGGCAtctaaattattattctttaagGAGGCATTTTGCAATTCTATCACATTCAAGACTATAAATTTGTAGACATCTTTTCATCTTCCTCATCACCTAACCATCACatttcctttttaaaaaaaagtagataaGCCGAACAAAATACTCATGCACGCAAATAGGCCCTTATAGTAGTCTTTGCAGATCTCGCGAGATAGGAAATGAGTTAGAGCCTCAACCAGAATAAGAAAGAATCATAGCAAAAGTGTTTTAGAAGCGCTGTATTAACTACACACAATCATTTAGGAAGTGCATCTACATAATTTTCTCTATCGTGGTGTCATATTCGGTATTCCACTTTATCACCACAGGCACAATGCAAAACACAAAAGAGACTCCTCTTATTTGAATACCAGAAATGAAATATGACATATATAACACGAGAAATTTTACATAGAAAAGACTCAAAACGGATTTCCACACGCATATAGCAATATGGACAGTGTACAGAGTTTCGCTTTCATAGTAACAACACAACTCATCATCTCTATCTTCTCCGTCAAGTGGTTTGCTGTACAATGATTACTGTCTTTAAACACTATGCGTCGTATCATCCGCTGAAGTCCTTTAACTAGCTTTATGGGCATACAAgaactaaaatatataaaagatatagaCAGATATATATTTCGAGCACAGCCGCTTAATCGCCTGCATTTATTCCGAAAATACGAACCTTGTGCATGTTAGGTAATTTGGCGACGACCAGCACAATCACTGCAAGGGTGTTTAGGAAAAGCATCGGATGCTGGTAGTCTGTTGTGTGTGAAGCAATCAAGTACctgaaggaagagagagaaattagCCGCTGTAATTTGGTCCCCAATGCTCATGCAACATGGCATATACCACAAGCTAGTCACATGTTATTATGCCAGCTAAACTGATCAGATCAAGCTCATTTTGATGATTCAAGATGGTGAAAGCAATTAATAGGAcacttcaaaagaaaaagaaaaataaaaaaaggtaaaagaaatatattaatatgtGTTCTGTTCTCTCTGCTCTATGGCAATTTCTGTTCAGATTGTGATATATCCCATATGGTATGTGCTTTTATAGAGAAGACCTCATATACAGGGCAGGATATTTCAAGGGATTGCCCAAGGAAGAGCAGGATAGTATCACAATCAGAAACTCCTAAAGACACTCCTAATCTCTATGTATAAGCAAAAGTAATATCATCGAAGCATCTTCCATAGGTTCTTCCAAAGCTAAAGATTGAAGGGCACCAAACAATCTATCACAAATTAACACTTGGGTTTGTATTAACCATAACACCCATTTCAATTGTTAAAATCAGAGTAAGTAAGCTAATTATTCTCCATATCCACTAAGCATCCAACTtacaaaaaaatgtatataataattaacataATGTTTGATAAACTGCCATCAATAAATCATGACCTACTACAAAGAAATAGCTTTGTTCAGACAATCATGCCAAGTATAGGTACAGTGTCAAGGAGTTGCATCTGCAAACCAAATATAAACCTAGGTGAACATATAAACAGAAAGAGGCAATTTCTTTTTACCAACTTATCACGTGTAAAGAGTTAACCCAAGGAATATGTGAGGGAGCAGATATTTTATAGAAATGTTGCACTTAGCCAGCATGAGAAAGAACACTTACAGAACGACAGGTACCACAGTCAGAAATTTCCTGTTACGAGTAAGCTGTTTGCCGTTGTCCATTTGCTCCCACCAAGTCAGTCTGTTGTAGATACCCTGATCATCAGCAAAAGGAGTTCCTTTCTTCCAATGAAAGAAGTGATAAGTGATCTGAAACACAAGACTCCATCAGGATGGCCGCAGGTGTGATTAAGGAGGCGAAAGAGCAAAGAATGTCTATCAGCGAAGAACAATACAGCATGAAAGCAACCTTTCAGCTGGTTCTTAGATCTGTGTAGGAGTTAATAATACAGGCCAATATCCATCAGATTGCTCTGCACCGACAAAACTTCTGAAGAACATCTTTCATATGGGGCCTAACAGGCTTCACACATGACTCCTCAAGGGCACAAAAGTTGACACCAGATAAACAGCTAAAGGAAACTGATTGAATCTAGAGAAAAATGAAGCTGGAATCAAAGCTACTGCTTATTGtccttagatttttttttttttaaagaggtCTGGTTGCCTCAccttgtagcttaattcatcttTCTATTGAATAAAGCAGTAGCACGCTACCATTCTCTCAAAAAAGGGAATCAAAGCTACGGCACAGGGTTCCCCGAACTTGTTCTAACTCATCTATCTACAAATGCCCCGTAATTCTCACAAAGCACATCAAGCGTTGAAACTATCAAATAAGAGATCTTACAGAGAAAAATCCCTAGGTAAAACTAAACTACAGATGATTGATTATACATGCATCAAATGATGAAATCATGCAATGTGGAAAAGTATTGGCTACGCTTCTATTCCCTAATCTCACCAAACTACTCTGATTTTGGAGCACAGCATTTCCCAACATCAAGGGCTCATTCATCTAATCATGAATGAATTTACAAATTAATGACTCAGCAAATAAAGGACCTTCTTTTATCTACCACACAAATCGAACAACCAAAGTCCCTTCATCCCCTAATCAATTCCCTCAATCCGACCAGCTCCAACAACCAAATTCGAAAACAAGCACATAGATGCTAACCCTATCAAACCTACGTCAAATGGAAACATGGATTGACAAAAACGCATCAAATTCATTATAAGAGAAGATCAAATTcgtcatcaccatcatcatcacaACAATGGAAACAAGAGAATCTAGGGCACGGAAGGGGAGTACCGCGAAATGGCCGAGGTTGACGATGGTCCACGCCGTGCCGGGGGTGCATCCGAAGACCGAGAGGACGAGGAGccaggagaagaagaggatgaggaTGTAGGTGGTCCATACGCCAGGGTACATGAACCACTCCGTGTTCTTGTTCAAATCCGCGGGGGGCACCGCTTGTACGTAGAGCTTCGCCATGTCCCCTCCTTCCTTTACCCTTTTTCCCCCCACTTCCGCTTCTCAAATTGTGGTGAGAGATCGAGCTACGTAGGAATGGGGAGGTAGGGTTTTGGATTGGAATAAATAGGATCGAAAATGGcgaaatggagagagagagagaggggttaaTTGGGGAAGAGATGGAACGAGGACGAAGAATCGTTCAATTTGTGCGACTTTTTTCGCCGTTTGTTAGGGATGCGACGGCTTTTATTACTAGCtttttgttaataaataaaagaagcaatgttaattttttttcctttttttttttttattagaactGGTGATTTATATATGTACATTAACACAATGtatgtttaaaatttagtaCTTAAAATCAAATTCCATACTAGGTCTTCGGATATTTGGGGTGTTTTTTATTCCACAGCTTTGGAATAGAAATGgtacagaaaataaaataaaggcaaaataaatatgatacTCGACATTTCTACTAAgataaactaaaaataaatctaatcaAACTAACAAAGTCATCATAGCTAAAGCTACAGTTTCTCTAGgatgtgctatatatatatttttttttcatagaaaTTCAATCTTTAAGTTTGGTCCAATATTAATTCTATATCAATttcctttttttagaaaaaaatatctcTATCATTTTATTCcttaaaattttgctttttttggaGCAATTATTAGTTATCGTAATATATGGAAATTTCAGAAATTGTAACAAGTGTAAATTATTGACTAGACTAGATCCTTACAACTTGGCTTCAACCCTTCCTGTGGGGAATTACAAGACCCAAAGTCATCGGTTATgtccttttaattaatttccctCCAAGTTGGAAAGTCATTGGGTCAAACATTTCAAGCGTTGACTTACTTATCTCATATGTTTCGTTGACTTACCCCATGATAGactctttttaaaaaagaagaaaaaaaaattatcactaATTCCATTTGCACTTCCACAATTTTTACACTATTTTCGCAAGAGTAGATTTAAGTTAAAAAGATCGAGCAAATGCGAACCGTAGATCAGCTGCTCTCTACTCTATTCCTCTTTGGAATCATCATCATTCAGTAAACTTTTGCtgcttttcaaaattaaaatttatatacattGTAAGTCGCGATTTTTGAAAGTAGTGATGGAATCGAAAGCTATGCTCTATTGGATCCACAATTGGTATTAGCCTAATGAAGTTTCGGATCTAGGATTGTTCTACAGATCCGGTTAACCATTAAAGGATCTCCAAGCCCAATCAAATCCAATAAGGCCCATTGATCCATTCACTGATTTGGCCCAAGGTCCAATAAGGCTCACATCCTCATCCATATATAGATAACGATAAAAGGGACCAAGTTcggaattattttaaattttcaattttatccaATGATATAATGAATAACTAGCGATTATTATGCCAAAAATGGTTGCTATTTGTACTAGTTTGTTAAAAATTCACATATCAATTGTTTCATCTaaaataactaataaatttgagaggaaaaaaaagtgtATATACCGGTGCaaatttataatcttttctAGTTTGATGATTATATCCTTGAACCTTGTGGACCGAGAAATTCTGTTAAAATTTCTGAACTAGTTTTTTGGGAAATAGATATATACACAGCATCTAGTTTTTggtaaatttaatttacggTGTTTTGAGAAAGTAAAGTTACAagtgaatttaatttataaaaaagctTAACAGCAAAATTAGCCATTTAAGGCCAAAAATGAATTCCCCCCCTCAACTTTATGTAACAAATATGCCCTAAAGAATTGTTTAGAAGCGAAAAGTTAGAGGGTAAGGAATATGTAAGTGTCGTGAACTCAATTTCGCTTCTTATCCCATCAAAACTGAAATGTCAATCTCCGTTTATTTGTAAGTGAGAGTTCCGATAATCTCGCAACTTTGATATTAAAACAAATACTGATATTATGTGTAACTTATTCAAAGTTTCGAGCTCAACTCCTAActtttaaagtttagaaaacaaacaggccctataTTATAAAGGGATAATTGTCTTTATatccctcaaaattttaaaaatatctcatttatctcttttttttttcttttcaatatattcCTCATATGTTTCTCTATTGTACCAAAATACTCCTACAGttatcacccgttaagttaatttggattaaacctgagttaaatatctacaacagttaaaaaaattaaaatgtcactttcgcccttaatttaagggcaaataaaaaatattggtgatggtagaaaggtatatttaaaaagataaaaaagtaaaatattttttgtgcccctaatttaagggcaaataaaaaaaatcggtGCGGGTAGtcgtggaagggtatatttgaagaGTAATGAATGGCTCAGATTTAGTAcctttaaaattgtgacctgcaatagcaggtcacgaTTACtaggtacctcaaaaaaaaatatttttgtcttttaatacattggcaatttagtcattttacatttactatattttcaaaatttttattttttctttgtttcctttttctctctctatcttttctttcataatttgacatttcatatagaaaaaatttcaaatgatttgacaatatgatcattgaatttaaacattaaatagtaatatgaaattcctctaatttaaatttcacttttaaatttaaaatttaatattatattcaaatttatattttaaaaatttaagtttcatataaatactttgaaatatggtaaacagaaataattgtttgaattctagtcttctggtttaggtttggttttgggtttcgaaaaattggtcagttttgaatttggatatggatttttgaaatccgtcgagttcggaaataagttttgtgattgttagtcagattcgaattcaaattcctaactattttttttctcaccaataattctaatctttttaatttatatgtttaaaattatatttaaaatatttattagctctaacagttaaattatcattctgtttaaaatatttattatctttaccggttccaaattgttcttaatgttattcggttcaataggttaaaatcagattcttgatagaataggtcaaagtctgatcagtcaaatcaatcggttcaatctagtttttaaatcattgaatttaaaatttaaatagtaatatgaaattcctctagagaaatcta
This genomic interval from Ananas comosus cultivar F153 linkage group 8, ASM154086v1, whole genome shotgun sequence contains the following:
- the LOC109714023 gene encoding dof zinc finger protein DOF1.8-like, producing MDAAQWPQEMGLVKPMEEMVASSGGGGLRVAGLPPQPPAPAGAERRAARPQKEQALNCPRCNSTNTKFCYYNNYSLTQPRYFCKTCRRYWTDGGSLRNVPVGGGSRKNKRPSSSSSSSSSSSPSTSTSVTTTTSSTSSATALLPNISLSSPSSSSSLNTKLLREAQDLNLSFPHHHGLRHDQFPEFPALESAKSNSGGLRGLGSTFMPMPMPVPMPMPILEYPTHGFPFPPTLTNFPVDGNIGGGSGGGDGNDNSSNNNDNNDNGVGGGEYGRIQEVQESSRLLFPFEELKPVGGPSSTTTGSNNSDHEQFEHNRGQGVDPSPGFWSGIMGGGGSW
- the LOC109714024 gene encoding ORM1-like protein 3; protein product: MAKLYVQAVPPADLNKNTEWFMYPGVWTTYILILFFSWLLVLSVFGCTPGTAWTIVNLGHFAITYHFFHWKKGTPFADDQGIYNRLTWWEQMDNGKQLTRNRKFLTVVPVVLYLIASHTTDYQHPMLFLNTLAVIVLVVAKLPNMHKVRIFGINAGD